From one Gracilibacillus salinarum genomic stretch:
- a CDS encoding beta-galactosidase has product MKFKPVSEKIPKMLHGADYNPEQWEKYPEVLEEDIRLMKLANCNVMSVGIFSWAKLEPEEGTFTFDWMDKLLDKFHENGIFAFLATPSGARPAWMSEKYPEVLRVEANRVRNLHGLRHNHCYTSPVYRDKVTTMNTKLAERYADHPAVIGWHVSNEYGGECHCDYCQEAFRDWLKEKYQTLDALNDAWWTTFWSHTYSSWSQVESPAPHGESMVHGLNLDWKRFVTHQTLDFYRHEVKPLKAVKPEMPATANFMELFEPLNYAKMADDIDFISWDSYPLWHDTSDPSYRAAYTAMNHDWFRSLKDGQPFLLMESTPSLTNWQPISKLKKPGMHNLSSLQAVAHGSDSVQYFQWRKSRGSSEKFHGAVVDHLGTEHNRVFQEVKELGENLSQLDEVVGTTVDAEVAIIFDTENRWAVNDSQGPRNSGVHYERTVTEHYQAFWEQGIAVDVIDSEKDLSKYKVVVAPMLYMVREGVGENIEKFVQNGGTFVTTYWSGIVNETDLCFLGGFPGPLRKTLGIWSEEIDGLYDGQTNHVKVIGNNELGLSGEYQAKELCDLIHLEGAQALAQYGSDFYADRPALTVNEFGQGKAYYIASRNDRSFHKEFFEKLADQAGLTRATGGTLPVGVSAQVRTDGSNDYLFLMNFSSESQEITLAEGEYQDHITGEAVTGNVTLTAYDVKVLKK; this is encoded by the coding sequence ATGAAATTCAAACCAGTAAGTGAAAAAATACCAAAAATGTTACACGGGGCAGATTATAACCCGGAACAGTGGGAAAAATACCCGGAAGTGTTGGAGGAAGATATTCGATTAATGAAGCTGGCCAATTGTAATGTGATGTCAGTCGGTATCTTTTCCTGGGCGAAATTAGAGCCGGAGGAAGGAACGTTTACTTTCGATTGGATGGATAAATTATTGGATAAGTTCCATGAAAACGGTATATTTGCGTTTTTAGCAACGCCAAGTGGGGCAAGACCTGCCTGGATGTCAGAGAAGTATCCAGAAGTATTGAGAGTGGAGGCGAATCGTGTTCGTAATTTACACGGTTTACGTCACAATCACTGTTATACGTCTCCGGTATATCGTGATAAAGTCACCACAATGAACACGAAATTAGCGGAGCGTTATGCAGATCATCCGGCTGTGATCGGTTGGCATGTTTCCAATGAATATGGTGGTGAATGTCACTGTGATTACTGTCAGGAAGCATTTCGTGACTGGTTAAAAGAAAAATACCAAACATTGGATGCTTTAAATGATGCGTGGTGGACCACGTTCTGGAGTCATACGTATTCCAGCTGGTCACAAGTGGAGTCACCAGCTCCGCACGGGGAATCCATGGTGCACGGATTAAACCTTGATTGGAAACGCTTTGTTACGCACCAAACATTAGATTTTTATCGTCATGAAGTGAAACCGTTAAAGGCAGTAAAACCAGAAATGCCAGCAACGGCAAACTTTATGGAATTATTCGAACCGTTAAATTATGCAAAAATGGCAGATGATATCGACTTTATTTCATGGGATTCGTACCCATTGTGGCATGATACAAGTGATCCATCCTATCGTGCAGCCTATACAGCGATGAATCATGATTGGTTCCGTTCTTTAAAAGATGGACAGCCATTCTTATTAATGGAAAGCACGCCAAGCTTAACGAACTGGCAGCCAATCAGTAAATTGAAAAAACCGGGCATGCATAATTTGTCTTCCCTGCAGGCGGTTGCTCATGGTTCTGATTCTGTACAGTATTTCCAATGGCGTAAGAGTCGTGGATCCAGTGAGAAGTTCCATGGTGCAGTCGTTGATCATCTTGGTACTGAACACAACCGTGTTTTTCAGGAAGTAAAAGAATTGGGCGAAAACCTGTCCCAATTAGATGAAGTTGTGGGAACGACGGTAGATGCGGAAGTTGCGATCATTTTTGATACGGAAAATCGCTGGGCTGTCAACGATTCACAAGGTCCACGTAACAGTGGTGTGCATTATGAGCGTACGGTAACCGAGCACTATCAGGCATTCTGGGAACAAGGCATCGCAGTTGATGTGATTGATTCCGAGAAGGACCTTTCCAAGTATAAAGTAGTCGTGGCGCCAATGTTATATATGGTTCGTGAAGGTGTTGGCGAGAACATCGAGAAATTTGTGCAAAATGGTGGCACGTTCGTTACAACTTACTGGTCCGGAATTGTTAATGAAACGGATTTATGTTTCTTAGGCGGATTCCCAGGTCCATTACGTAAAACGCTAGGTATCTGGTCAGAAGAAATAGACGGTTTATATGATGGTCAGACGAATCATGTCAAAGTCATCGGCAATAATGAATTAGGCTTAAGTGGAGAATATCAGGCGAAGGAGCTTTGTGACCTGATTCATTTGGAAGGCGCTCAGGCTTTAGCGCAATATGGAAGTGATTTCTATGCGGACAGACCGGCCTTGACAGTGAACGAATTCGGACAAGGAAAAGCGTATTATATCGCTTCTCGTAATGACCGTTCCTTCCACAAGGAATTTTTCGAGAAATTAGCAGATCAAGCAGGATTAACACGAGCAACAGGCGGGACACTGCCAGTTGGTGTCAGCGCACAAGTACGTACAGATGGCAGCAATGACTATTTATTCTTGATGAACTTCTCCAGTGAAAGCCAGGAAATTACCCTCGCTGAAGGGGAATACCAGGATCATATAACAGGAGAAGCAGTAACAGGAAATGTAACATTAACAGCATATGATGTGAAAGTGTTGAAAAAATAA
- a CDS encoding glycosyl hydrolase 53 family protein, whose protein sequence is MKKLKVFFTGSILFLSLFILTSITNPGDLQASSNLIMGGDVSMLEEVEELGGTFYEDGVEKDALEILSSNGMNYVRLRLWVDPYDAQGNPYGGGTNDIQTALSLAKRAKAEGMGILLDLHYSDFWADPGTQTKPKAWQDLSYTELKDEVYNYSKNVIETFKQENVMPQMVQVGNETTSGILWDDGKVGTDNTDFTQLAELFSSGISGINDALDSGEDVEIVLHLDHGGDNSLYRWWFDEITNLGVDFDIIGLSYYPFWHGTMGELHYNLNDISKRYNKDVMIVETAYGFTLADGDGLGNSFYETEEEVGGYPATPQGQMDYMKDLQEIVADIPNDRGRGIFWWEPTWLPVEGANWGTDAGKLYNDDTGLLSNPWDNQTLFDFNGNALESVSVFNSTVPTNLLQNHDFEQDGWTNSPTDWGVWTQDSSNSDAVVVESPGINGDYKLTHWKDNDYTVSTYQTISGLEDGEYTLSAWVLNSGGQDDVYIYAKNYGGTELQQDLPVSADSWVKVEIENITVTNGQCEIGIISYANAGNWMNIDNMKFYKNN, encoded by the coding sequence ATGAAAAAGCTAAAAGTATTTTTTACTGGTAGTATTTTATTCCTTAGTTTATTTATTCTAACAAGTATTACGAATCCTGGTGATCTTCAAGCATCAAGTAATCTTATCATGGGTGGAGATGTTTCCATGCTAGAAGAAGTGGAGGAGCTGGGAGGCACTTTCTATGAAGATGGTGTTGAAAAAGATGCACTTGAAATCTTAAGCTCAAATGGTATGAATTACGTTCGATTACGACTATGGGTGGATCCTTATGATGCACAAGGTAATCCTTACGGTGGAGGAACGAATGATATACAAACTGCTCTTTCTTTAGCAAAACGTGCAAAAGCAGAAGGGATGGGGATTTTACTTGATCTTCATTACAGTGATTTTTGGGCAGATCCGGGAACACAGACTAAACCTAAAGCATGGCAAGACTTATCTTACACTGAATTAAAAGATGAGGTATATAATTACTCTAAAAATGTAATAGAAACATTTAAACAGGAAAATGTGATGCCGCAGATGGTTCAAGTAGGAAATGAAACTACATCTGGAATTCTATGGGACGATGGAAAGGTAGGTACAGATAATACTGATTTCACACAATTAGCGGAACTGTTCTCTTCTGGAATTTCTGGGATTAATGATGCGCTAGATAGTGGGGAAGATGTAGAAATAGTACTGCACCTTGACCATGGAGGGGATAATAGTTTATATAGATGGTGGTTTGATGAAATAACTAATTTAGGGGTGGACTTCGATATAATTGGTCTATCCTATTACCCTTTTTGGCATGGTACGATGGGGGAATTACATTATAATTTAAATGATATCAGTAAAAGATATAATAAAGATGTCATGATTGTAGAAACTGCTTATGGATTTACATTAGCTGATGGTGATGGTTTAGGTAATTCATTTTACGAGACAGAAGAAGAAGTTGGTGGCTATCCGGCTACTCCGCAGGGACAAATGGACTATATGAAAGATTTACAAGAAATAGTTGCAGACATTCCGAATGATAGAGGCAGAGGGATCTTCTGGTGGGAACCCACTTGGCTTCCTGTAGAAGGAGCGAATTGGGGCACGGATGCTGGTAAACTTTATAATGATGATACTGGTTTATTGTCCAACCCTTGGGATAATCAAACGTTATTTGATTTTAATGGGAATGCATTAGAAAGTGTTTCTGTCTTTAATAGTACGGTCCCAACTAATTTGCTTCAAAACCATGATTTTGAACAAGATGGTTGGACAAACTCTCCAACTGATTGGGGTGTTTGGACACAAGATAGCAGTAATAGTGATGCAGTAGTTGTAGAAAGTCCAGGAATAAATGGTGATTATAAACTGACGCATTGGAAAGATAATGACTATACTGTATCAACCTATCAGACAATAAGTGGACTTGAAGATGGCGAATATACTTTGTCAGCATGGGTTCTGAATAGTGGTGGACAAGATGATGTGTATATCTATGCCAAAAACTATGGTGGTACGGAATTACAACAGGATTTACCGGTAAGTGCGGATAGTTGGGTGAAGGTGGAAATAGAAAACATTACTGTTACAAATGGCCAATGTGAAATTGGTATTATTTCATATGCGAATGCAGGTAATTGGATGAATATCGATAATATGAAATTTTATAAGAATAATTAA
- a CDS encoding glycoside hydrolase family 53 protein, with product MNQEFIKGVDISILDEVEKFGGEFFLNNQKRDLFEILKTKGIDTVRLRLWVNPFDSQGNPYLGGTNDLSTTLRLARRAKAEGMKLMLNLHYSDFWADPKKQQKPKEWASLSQEELIEKVYSYTKEVLAVFDKENLVPEYIQIGNEITNGMLWPDGQTPKFKFEEKEFEVWEEHERDGAYDRLADLLKAGVSAVRENYHTDQMKIILHLDFGGANKLYRIWFDEICKRDVDFDIIGLSYYPYWHGSLADLSSNLKDIGDRFKKDLLIVETAYAFTDESPKDEDSIFNRELSDIAGYPPTPKGQQDFLIDLMNTVKNLKTDDYCGLGIVYWEPAWLPVKQTTWASIEGMKYGNDLGRGGNHWANQGLFDFKGNALETLDVFHSF from the coding sequence TTGAATCAGGAATTTATTAAAGGTGTAGATATTTCGATATTAGATGAAGTTGAAAAATTTGGCGGAGAATTCTTTTTGAATAACCAAAAAAGAGATTTATTTGAAATATTAAAAACGAAAGGTATTGATACGGTAAGACTTCGATTATGGGTAAATCCTTTCGATTCACAAGGGAATCCTTATTTAGGAGGAACAAATGATTTAAGTACAACGCTTCGATTAGCCAGAAGAGCTAAGGCTGAAGGCATGAAGTTGATGTTGAATTTACATTACAGCGATTTTTGGGCAGATCCAAAAAAACAACAAAAACCGAAAGAATGGGCAAGCTTAAGTCAAGAGGAATTAATAGAAAAGGTATACAGCTATACGAAAGAAGTATTAGCAGTGTTTGATAAAGAAAATTTGGTGCCTGAGTACATCCAAATTGGTAATGAAATAACAAACGGTATGCTATGGCCAGATGGTCAAACCCCAAAATTCAAATTTGAAGAAAAGGAATTTGAGGTATGGGAAGAGCATGAAAGAGATGGGGCTTATGATAGATTAGCAGATTTGCTGAAAGCTGGAGTTTCGGCCGTAAGAGAAAACTATCATACTGATCAAATGAAAATTATTCTGCATCTTGATTTCGGCGGTGCGAATAAGCTATATCGAATTTGGTTTGATGAAATCTGTAAAAGAGACGTAGATTTTGACATTATCGGTTTGTCATACTACCCATACTGGCACGGCAGTTTAGCAGATCTAAGTTCTAATTTGAAAGATATAGGAGATAGATTCAAAAAAGATTTATTGATTGTAGAAACTGCGTATGCATTTACAGATGAGTCACCTAAAGATGAAGACAGTATATTTAATAGAGAACTATCTGATATAGCTGGTTATCCTCCTACACCTAAAGGACAGCAAGATTTCTTGATAGATCTTATGAATACTGTTAAAAACCTTAAAACAGATGACTATTGTGGATTAGGCATTGTATATTGGGAACCGGCTTGGCTGCCTGTTAAACAAACTACTTGGGCAAGTATTGAAGGTATGAAATATGGTAATGATCTTGGCCGGGGAGGTAATCACTGGGCCAATCAAGGATTGTTTGATTTCAAGGGGAATGCTTTAGAGACATTGGATGTGTTTCATTCATTTTAA
- a CDS encoding sugar ABC transporter permease encodes MNAKFKSNLEVAGIYLIFGIMTVIIVYPIIWAIGMSLNSSTSFYSSSIIPENWSFVHYKWLFTDPSSDYLNWYKNSMIVSSASAIFSVVMTSLVAYAFSRYNFVGKKTGLYTFLILQMFPAMMAMVALYILLNLVGLLDTLTGLVLIYVGGQIPFNAWLVKGYLDTIPRELDEAARIDGAGHLTVFLKIIMPLAKPILAVVALFNFMNPLFDFLLPSIILQSSENYTLALGLFNFINDQFSNNFTRFAAGAILIAAPVAVLYLFLQRYLISGLTAGGTKG; translated from the coding sequence ATGAATGCCAAGTTTAAATCAAATTTAGAAGTAGCAGGAATATATCTCATCTTTGGTATTATGACTGTAATTATTGTATATCCGATTATTTGGGCTATTGGAATGTCGTTGAACTCTAGTACCAGTTTTTATTCATCATCTATCATTCCTGAAAACTGGTCATTCGTTCACTATAAATGGCTATTCACAGATCCTAGCAGTGATTACCTTAATTGGTATAAGAACAGTATGATAGTTTCCAGTGCATCTGCTATCTTTTCTGTCGTTATGACATCTTTAGTAGCTTATGCTTTTTCTAGATATAATTTTGTTGGTAAAAAAACAGGATTGTATACGTTTTTGATTTTGCAAATGTTTCCGGCAATGATGGCAATGGTTGCCCTTTATATCCTGTTAAATTTAGTAGGCTTACTTGATACATTAACAGGATTGGTTCTTATTTATGTTGGTGGTCAGATACCTTTCAATGCATGGCTTGTAAAGGGTTATTTAGACACGATTCCTAGAGAATTAGATGAAGCTGCACGAATTGACGGTGCTGGGCATTTAACAGTATTTTTGAAAATCATTATGCCGTTAGCTAAACCAATTCTAGCTGTAGTTGCTTTATTTAATTTTATGAATCCATTGTTTGATTTTCTGTTGCCATCTATCATTCTGCAAAGTTCAGAGAATTATACTTTAGCATTGGGTCTGTTCAATTTTATTAATGATCAGTTTTCGAACAATTTTACCCGCTTTGCTGCAGGCGCCATTTTAATAGCTGCTCCTGTTGCGGTTCTGTATTTATTCTTGCAAAGGTATTTAATATCTGGTCTAACTGCAGGTGGGACAAAAGGCTAA
- a CDS encoding carbohydrate ABC transporter permease produces MSKNEIYSENIQDRKNNHNPTIATILSIIFAGLGQLYNRRFLKGTILILLEICFLLTCAKFINLGLWGIRTLGTIAGEDHSIFLLVYGLISLILIVFAVIFYVLNVKDARKQAQLIAQGWQAPSIRESVKIAYDKSFVYILIIPGFVLLIFSVLLPLLFAVSLAFTNYDLYNSPPKNLIDWVGFENFGTLLTAPLWKDTFVSVFAWTIIWTLVATTFQIVLGLFLALLANDSRIKFKKAIRTILILPWAVPGFVSILIFAAMFNNEFGTINRDIIIPLFGGEGIPWLSDPFYTRIVLILIQTWLGYPFVFALFSGVLQSVSKDWYEAAEVDGATRWQKFKNITLPHVLFATAPLLIIQYTTNFNNFNVIYLFNEGGPAVQGQNAGGTDILISWVYKLTFETNNYSMAAAISLIIGILISVFAILQFRRTSSFKQEGKI; encoded by the coding sequence ATGTCTAAGAATGAAATTTATTCTGAAAATATTCAGGACAGAAAGAATAATCATAATCCAACTATTGCAACAATATTATCCATTATTTTTGCGGGATTAGGACAATTATATAATAGAAGATTTTTGAAAGGTACCATTTTAATTTTATTAGAAATATGTTTTCTGCTGACATGCGCTAAATTTATTAATTTGGGGTTATGGGGAATCAGAACATTAGGGACAATAGCTGGAGAAGACCATTCCATTTTTTTATTGGTATATGGTTTGATTTCATTGATCCTAATAGTGTTTGCGGTTATTTTTTATGTGCTAAATGTTAAAGATGCTAGAAAACAAGCACAGCTTATTGCTCAAGGCTGGCAAGCACCTAGTATAAGAGAATCCGTAAAAATCGCTTATGACAAGAGTTTTGTTTATATTTTGATAATACCTGGGTTCGTATTGTTAATTTTTTCAGTGTTATTGCCTTTACTGTTTGCAGTATCTTTAGCATTTACGAATTATGACCTATATAATTCACCTCCGAAAAATTTAATAGACTGGGTAGGATTTGAGAATTTCGGAACACTTCTTACTGCTCCACTCTGGAAAGATACATTTGTCAGTGTATTTGCCTGGACTATTATTTGGACATTGGTGGCAACAACTTTTCAAATTGTATTAGGTTTATTTTTAGCGTTATTAGCAAATGACAGTAGAATTAAATTTAAAAAAGCTATCAGAACAATTTTGATTTTACCGTGGGCAGTTCCGGGTTTTGTGTCCATATTAATTTTTGCTGCAATGTTTAACAATGAGTTTGGGACTATTAATCGTGACATAATCATACCCCTTTTTGGTGGGGAAGGAATTCCGTGGTTGTCAGATCCATTTTATACGAGAATAGTGCTTATACTCATTCAGACATGGTTAGGGTATCCGTTTGTATTTGCCTTATTTTCTGGAGTTCTTCAAAGTGTGTCAAAGGACTGGTATGAGGCTGCCGAAGTGGACGGTGCTACCAGATGGCAGAAATTTAAGAATATAACACTTCCGCACGTTTTATTCGCAACAGCTCCTTTATTAATAATTCAATATACTACCAATTTCAACAATTTCAACGTCATTTATTTATTTAATGAAGGTGGTCCTGCCGTTCAGGGACAAAATGCAGGCGGTACGGATATATTAATTTCATGGGTGTATAAACTAACGTTTGAAACGAATAATTACAGTATGGCTGCTGCGATTTCTTTAATAATTGGTATTTTAATATCGGTATTTGCCATTTTGCAATTCCGTAGAACCAGTTCTTTTAAGCAGGAGGGTAAAATTTAA
- a CDS encoding sugar ABC transporter substrate-binding protein → MKKFKVFLGLLLVIAVLTLVACAPEREGASQSEENKEQGEENQSEEKPDELKVWVNDEEEAIEAAEEMFTKYKEETGIDVVVEQVPMPDQLQKLSLAGPTGDGPDLFFQPQDRLGDVVAQGLAEPFEYTDEELSGYSEAAIDAFTYEGQLYGSPVTIDTYFLYYNKSLVDSPPETMDEVYEISKELTAPEKDQFGFLISPEFYYLYSFMNAYGGYIFGEEDGVYDTSDIGLDNEGSIAGLQEYKKFIDEGLLPKSLTVDVIDGLFTEGKVGMAVSGPWNIPIYQEALGEDLGTAPLPKINGEAAPSFVGVKAWLVSSYSESPEWAMNLAKYMTNNENSQLYYDLTGEIPPRPEILESIEDPVYDGYTAQIPNGTPMPNIPEMSVVWDMDDAIELIVNGGDVEENLKDVVGNIKDKIQLSE, encoded by the coding sequence TTGAAAAAGTTTAAAGTGTTTTTGGGTTTATTATTAGTTATAGCTGTTCTCACATTGGTTGCTTGTGCCCCGGAGCGTGAAGGAGCTTCACAATCTGAAGAAAATAAAGAACAAGGGGAAGAGAACCAAAGCGAAGAGAAACCAGATGAATTAAAAGTATGGGTGAATGATGAAGAAGAAGCGATTGAGGCAGCAGAAGAAATGTTTACGAAATATAAAGAAGAAACAGGAATAGACGTTGTTGTTGAACAGGTTCCAATGCCTGATCAACTGCAGAAACTTAGTTTGGCTGGACCAACAGGTGATGGGCCAGACTTATTCTTCCAGCCGCAGGATAGATTAGGAGATGTGGTTGCTCAAGGGTTAGCAGAACCGTTTGAGTATACTGATGAGGAGTTAAGTGGGTATAGTGAAGCTGCGATAGATGCTTTCACTTATGAAGGACAGTTATATGGATCTCCTGTAACGATCGATACCTATTTTCTCTACTATAACAAAAGTTTAGTAGATTCACCGCCAGAGACAATGGACGAAGTATATGAGATTTCAAAAGAATTGACAGCGCCTGAGAAAGATCAATTTGGATTTTTAATCTCCCCTGAGTTTTATTACTTATATTCCTTTATGAATGCTTACGGTGGTTATATCTTTGGAGAAGAAGACGGAGTATATGATACGTCAGATATCGGTTTAGATAATGAAGGTTCAATTGCTGGCTTGCAAGAATATAAAAAATTCATCGATGAAGGTTTACTGCCTAAAAGTCTGACAGTTGATGTGATTGATGGATTATTTACAGAAGGAAAAGTCGGGATGGCTGTTAGTGGTCCATGGAATATTCCAATTTATCAAGAGGCGCTCGGTGAAGATTTAGGCACTGCTCCTTTACCAAAAATTAATGGAGAGGCTGCTCCTTCATTTGTAGGAGTAAAAGCATGGTTAGTATCTTCTTATTCGGAAAGTCCTGAATGGGCAATGAATTTAGCTAAATACATGACGAATAATGAAAATTCTCAGCTGTATTATGATTTGACAGGAGAAATACCTCCAAGACCAGAAATTCTAGAAAGTATTGAAGATCCTGTGTATGACGGCTATACAGCACAAATTCCAAATGGAACGCCTATGCCAAATATCCCTGAAATGTCAGTAGTATGGGATATGGATGATGCCATTGAATTAATTGTAAATGGTGGAGATGTAGAGGAAAATTTAAAAGATGTTGTAGGCAATATTAAAGATAAAATACAACTTTCAGAATAG
- a CDS encoding helix-turn-helix domain-containing protein: MDEKKRFTFSVSENPLPLYIESIGYNSNELDFNRPEGYPYYHWLQTVNGEGIIELGSESFFLPRGKAILLTPYTPHKYYSNHGSNKNWETYYITFTGVAIDPILNALDMNYSAFYEENEKISFSTHVEKIIEKLEEYQSPHHLAHEISADLYQFLMRLKKYGQMNNRLSVLQSFEKIREIVEWLEQVYPQDIGLLEISEKARVSSQHLNSMFHDTFGISPYSFLVQLRIREAKRILLTTPDLSLKEIAKQVGFNGVSHFVATFKKREGITPSTYRNLHL; this comes from the coding sequence ATGGATGAGAAAAAACGTTTTACTTTTTCTGTATCGGAGAATCCATTGCCCTTGTATATAGAGAGTATTGGGTATAATTCAAATGAATTAGATTTTAATCGTCCTGAAGGATATCCATATTATCATTGGCTGCAAACAGTAAATGGTGAAGGTATTATAGAATTAGGAAGTGAATCTTTTTTCTTACCGCGTGGGAAAGCGATTCTTTTGACACCGTACACTCCACATAAATATTATTCGAATCATGGATCAAATAAAAATTGGGAAACGTACTACATTACTTTTACAGGAGTAGCAATTGATCCTATTTTAAATGCATTAGACATGAACTATTCTGCTTTCTATGAAGAGAATGAAAAGATTTCATTTAGTACACATGTGGAGAAAATCATTGAAAAATTGGAAGAATATCAATCGCCACATCATTTAGCCCACGAGATATCTGCTGATTTATATCAATTTTTAATGCGGTTGAAAAAGTATGGTCAAATGAATAATAGATTGTCAGTCTTGCAATCATTTGAAAAAATCAGGGAGATTGTAGAATGGTTGGAACAAGTGTATCCACAGGACATTGGCCTATTAGAGATATCAGAAAAAGCACGAGTAAGTTCGCAACATTTAAATTCGATGTTTCATGATACATTCGGTATTAGTCCATATTCTTTTCTGGTACAATTGCGGATCAGAGAGGCAAAACGAATCTTACTAACTACACCAGATTTATCTTTGAAAGAGATTGCCAAACAAGTAGGATTCAATGGTGTTAGTCATTTTGTAGCGACATTTAAAAAACGGGAAGGTATAACACCTTCCACTTATCGAAACCTGCATTTATAA
- a CDS encoding ROK family transcriptional regulator, with amino-acid sequence MLRGSFQWMKSLNKSIILNKIRTSGSISRAQIAKETQLTPPTVGTIVKELLEQGLIKESQLGASQGGRKPTMLVLNTTGFYIIGIDVGPEDIQFVISDLSGDIIDGQEQPLTTGIQKQDFLQMLLDVVTQLIQKHSSLQFIGIGVAMHGVVDADQGISIFAPNLNLRDVAIKQHLEAHFDMDVKVENDAKALALGEAWFENKTTHSSMIAVNVGRGIGAGIVIDGKLFSGEHGIAGEIGHMMIDLKGKRCTCGNDGCLQTIASGPAIGERAMELLRQGNPSLLSEYPEPITAELVHQAAVEEDQLAKDILKEAGSYLGIALTNLIHVCNPSSIIIGGGVAQAGDFILDPIVQTIQSRAISNQAQQTPVSLSNLGQYGSALGAVALILSELFEPNMN; translated from the coding sequence ATGCTGCGCGGAAGCTTTCAATGGATGAAATCATTAAATAAATCAATTATTCTTAATAAAATTCGTACCTCCGGCTCTATTTCACGTGCTCAAATTGCAAAAGAAACGCAATTAACACCACCAACAGTAGGAACGATTGTCAAAGAATTATTAGAGCAGGGCTTAATTAAAGAAAGTCAGCTCGGCGCTTCGCAAGGTGGCCGAAAGCCTACTATGCTGGTGTTAAATACAACCGGATTTTATATTATTGGCATTGATGTCGGACCAGAGGATATTCAATTTGTCATCTCTGATTTGTCGGGTGATATCATTGATGGGCAGGAACAACCTTTAACCACGGGCATTCAAAAGCAGGACTTTTTGCAAATGCTCTTAGATGTCGTTACGCAATTAATTCAAAAGCATAGTTCGTTACAATTTATTGGTATAGGCGTTGCTATGCATGGTGTGGTCGACGCGGATCAAGGGATATCTATTTTTGCGCCTAACCTTAACTTGCGTGATGTAGCAATCAAACAACACTTAGAGGCTCATTTTGATATGGATGTGAAGGTAGAGAATGATGCAAAAGCATTGGCTTTAGGTGAAGCGTGGTTTGAAAATAAAACGACTCACAGCAGCATGATTGCCGTTAATGTTGGCAGGGGGATTGGTGCTGGTATTGTCATTGATGGCAAATTATTTAGTGGCGAGCATGGTATCGCCGGTGAGATAGGTCATATGATGATTGATTTAAAGGGGAAACGATGTACCTGTGGCAATGATGGCTGCTTACAAACGATTGCCTCTGGCCCTGCAATAGGAGAGCGAGCAATGGAGCTGCTGAGACAAGGTAATCCATCACTTCTATCCGAATATCCCGAACCAATCACAGCCGAACTGGTTCATCAGGCGGCAGTCGAAGAGGATCAGCTGGCCAAAGATATTCTAAAGGAAGCTGGAAGTTATTTAGGCATAGCCCTAACCAACCTGATACATGTCTGTAATCCGAGCTCGATTATCATCGGCGGGGGAGTGGCACAAGCCGGGGATTTCATTTTAGACCCGATTGTTCAGACCATTCAGTCAAGAGCGATTTCCAACCAAGCACAACAAACACCCGTGTCCCTTTCTAACCTGGGGCAATACGGATCTGCCTTAGGTGCAGTTGCTTTAATTTTGAGTGAATTATTTGAACCGAATATGAATTGA